In Miscanthus floridulus cultivar M001 chromosome 19, ASM1932011v1, whole genome shotgun sequence, the DNA window CACTGCTCCAATGGCTGGCATCACTGCTCCGGTTCTGGAAAGGTTCGGGTGCCTTGATGAATATGATCCGAGGTGGGTCCAGCTGGGTGAGCTGGCGCAGCTACGGGTCCTGGCGACCTCCTTCTTTGCAGGTGCATGGTATGGGTTGACTGAACATCAGTACAATTGGGGCATTGTTAAGTTATTGCAGCGCTTTAAGAAGATCCCTGATCTTCACATTACGATCTTCTATCCAATTGTGAGTATATGCCCGTTATCATGGATTTCAAACTTTACTTTAATATTGCTGAGTACAACCTTCCGGTAACTGCATGTTTGTAACAGAAACTACTTTGTAGTAGTACCGATTGCTAGATCTTAATGTAAATGTCATCAAGCAACTGACTAATCAATAAAATGACTAGTGAAAGGACCTTCAGTTGTAGGTACAATTGtacaagcatcacatgtattgttATGCTCACTTTTCTAACACTTGCCAGATATGGGCATGAATTCAAGCATCGGATGTATACATGCATTTAACTATTTCATCTGGCAAACAAATGAATTGGGGTTTTTGGATCCAACCTCAAGCCAAATGGACTGAATCTGCAGGGCACTTACATTCTTTAGCGAATTTATAGAACAGAGAAAATAAAAAATGCATAATTCCACTGCCCTGTCAATAAAGTCTTTATCAGGAATTCAGGATCAGTAGTTGAGAAGATTGCCAAATTACTCTTATATCCTGTCTTTATCACGATCAGTAGTTGAGAAGATTGTATTGATGTTGGTACCGTGCATCATGGTGTTACAACATGCCAATAATTGGAAATCATGCTAGATGACAACTCTGCCATATTTTGCCTTGAATGCTTTGTTTTGTTTTGGTAATTGAAATAAGTTTCCTTACCAAATGGTGAATGAGTTGAAAGGAAATGAGTTCAGTAGGATATTTAGTTATCAGCATGGGTAGATACAACAACAAAGCTTTTTAGTTCGAAGCAGTTGAGATACGCTAGATATTAAACCCAATAAAATATCCAACcactaaataataataataaggtaTAAATAATAATTATAATGGTAAAATTTCCATGTATTCTTATTCATGGATAATATTTTGGGGGATATTCTGTCAAGTATCTCTTTACAAACTCTTCTTATGTTAGATTTTGGTAGAGGTTGAAGCCTGCCTCTCTTTACATTATTTTGGCCCGACTCAAAACTAAtttagccagccagccagccagccttaTTTGTCCGCACTCCACCGAGAGCTTATTTGCTCGCTCCGGCCGCAACCAGCCTCTCCGCTCCACAGACACCGAGCGGACGCGCTCACGTGTGGGCGGTTCTAGGGTTTAGAAATCCCCCAAATCAATCGAATTCGATCTTCAGCCTCGGCACCGTCCTGCGCCGGCGCCGTCGATCACGGCCATCTCCGGTGTCTGGTAAGCCCCTTTGCCTCCCCATTGctgcattttttttttctgtcacATCCCCTCACACCTCCATCTCGCTCGGTCCCCGCTTTTCACAGATTGCTCACGGAGGGAGGCATGGAGGGCACCGAGGGCTCATTTGCTCGCTCCGGCCGCAGCCAGTCTCTCCACACCACGGACAACGCGCTGACAACTAGGGTTTAGAAATCCCCATTCGATCATCATCCTCGGCACCGCCTTGTGCCGGCGCCCTCAATCACGGCCATCTCCGGTGTCTGGTAAGCCCCCTTTTCCTCCCCATTGTTGCATTTTCCCACTCACATCCCCTCACACCTACATCTGGCTCGGTCCCTGCTTTTTACATAGATAGATCTCTTAGGGAAGCATGGAGGGCTGCTCCAAGAAGAGCGACGTCACTGTGCCTGGCCTCCCTGACGACCCCCTGATGGAGATCCTCTCCCGCGTCCCTGCCAAGTCCATCTGCCGGTTCAAGTGCGTGTCCAAGGCTTGGCGCGACCTCATCGCCGACCCTGACAACCGTAAGAAGTTGCCCCAAGCCATGCAAGGACTGTTCGTCAAGACGGCCGACTCCGAGATTGATGACACTAAATTGGCCAATATCAGTTTCAGTTTCATCGACCTAACAGTGAGATTCGTGCCTATGGACATCGAcccttccttctccttcttgaTGGAACGGACTGGGATCAAGACCTTCTTCTTCATGGATTCCTGCAACGGGCTTATCCTTTTCGAGCACCGTCAGGAGCCGTCTCACCTATCGGCGGGTACCTATATGGTGTGCAACCCGACCATAAAGCAATGGTCAGCCGTGCCCGCTTGCGGCTCTCGTGAAGCTCTAAGTCACACCTATTTAGCTTTTGATCCGGCGGTACCCTCTCACTTTCACTTGGTCCAGTTCCAGATACCCGATGTGGACATGGAGATAGTGTCGTTGCATGTTTATTCGTCTGAAAATGGGACCTGGAGCCAAAACCAAATTGATGAACAAAAAGAGCAAGGACAGTTGGAAGGCTGGCATCATCAGTTCACACTAGAGGTTATCGATTATCGTTGCGCCTTTTTTAATGGCTTCCTACATTTGATGGTTTGGGACCTAGATAGACAGCACATACTTGTTGTAGATATACAAGGGAAGGCAAGAAGGATGATCACTGTGCCAGGTATGGCTGATGGGAGCCAAAGGCACAACATTACATGTTGTTTAGGTCAATCCCAAGGGCACCTACATTGCGTGACTATAGAGTATGCTGATGAAAATAATGACAAACTATCCATCTGGGTTCTTCAGAATTATGATACACAGGATTGGGTGTTGAAGAGCACTGTGGACTTGGACTCTTTTGATGTCTTTGGAGAAACAGAAGACTTGAACAAGTTTCAAATGGTTGACATTCATCAAGACTGTAATGTGGTTTTCGTTCTTCAGGAGTCTTGTAAGCTGACAGCATACAACATGGACCGTAAGGAAGTGAGTGTCATTGCCACTTTCAAAGATCACAAAGACCCGTGTGATTTTGCTCGTTACGTTCCCTATTTCTCAGAATCATCAGATCTCACAAATAAGTACTGAAAGTGTGTGCTCTAAGTATGAGCTAGCAGCTTGGTTAAATTCAGTAGACTCAGGTGAAATGTTCTAGTTGTGCTTGGATGTATGCCTTCTTAATTAGTAGTGCAAGCCTGTTGAGACATTGGATGTATGCCTTCTCATGCTTTTGTCTAATTAGTACTGCAAACCTGTTTGGATATTTATGTAGTGTACCTTTATGGATGCTAGTTATATTAATGAATGCTTATGCGCAACTCGGAACAATTTTGATTTTTGGTGATAAGTTTTATGATTAACATGTTTTTTTCGTGGCTGTGTTAATGAGCAATTATTTACTGTGAATTTAGTTTCTTTGGCCGTGTGTTTATTTATGTCAATCAAATAAAAGTTATCTTCCATATTTTGCTAATGTTGCATGTATGGAATCATTTCAAATTGAAGGCTTGTGGTTACATCAAAAGTTTAGAACCCAAAAATCCTATTTAGGCTAAAGAAAAAACAGATGTGCTGGACATGTAATCTCTTTGGAGGAAACTTGTatagttttaaatgtaatatatgCAATTAACTGTCATGTAGACATGCCACATCGTATCTTCCTAATAGGGCATCAGTTGTAATGTTGGTAATGGTAGAGGCATTCCCAAGGCACATTGATCCAACCGGATCTGCTTGGAAGGATTGTATACTCCGGATCTGCATGGAAGAAGGTTAGTTCTCTCCAAGAGAAGTATAATGTTGGACCTACCCGATGCTGAGAGACAGCTATATGCCTATTTCTAAATGTCATGAAACCCTGAGAAAAACTGTATTTCTAAATGTCAATTGTTTTCTTTCCATCAATCAATAGTTGAGCTTGTGCTTTCATGACAACTTATGACATGTTCTTTCTTCAAGTGGGATTCAGATTTAAATCTGTATTGAAGTTCTGAAAAATGTCCTGTGTCAGCTGTCAGCTCCTTGCTGAAACCTGTAAATTGACTCCAATTGGCTGCTTGTTCTTCCTTGGAAAATAGCTGAGCATATTCGTTGAGATCAGCAAGGTCATTACCTCGCTGGAGCATGTCAAGAGCTTTCTACTCTGACATAATCTTCGAAACTGACTCCAATTTAGATTAAAAATATGGTGTAACAGTGTAAAGATAATAGACAATAGAGGACTCGAGGATCGAAGGGCTCCAAGTGCCAAGACCTAGGTGATGCCGTAGTTTGGCTCCCCTGATCACAGCTTAGAAATGTATACCATTCCTTAACACTTGTTcaaatgtaattatttgaaattTTTGTCACAGCTGGGAAGGAAAATAGAATTTAGCATAGAACTAGAAAGCAACGCGCGGCCTTGCCGCGCCTGCGTAGAGTGCCTACCATTTCAAGCCAGTTGGGTCATGTATTAGCATTTCTCTGATCTCGTTGGTTGCTTCTTTTTTATGAACCATTGATGCATATTTTGTGAACTTGACCACTGTAATAGAACTGATATTAGGTAATTCGTCATGGAAAAACATTAGTGGATGTTGTAGCGGATTGTACTTTGATAGATCATCGTCACATTTATTGGATATGAAACGGCCTTGTAAATATCTCTGTAATACAAATCCTGAGCCAAAACTCAGGTGTACCCGATGTCCTTGTCGCCCATTAGCCCGCTAAGCCGTCGGATCGAGCGAACTCCATTACTCACTCGATCACCGGCTTTCAGAGGATTCCCCCACTTAAGAATAAAGGGGCATAGACTATGAAAGGGCTACGTTCACTTGATGAACGGTAAAAGGTATTCTATTACATAACGAGAGCATACGAGCAGAATACGATACTAGAGCTTTCCGAAAGTTTGAGCTGAAATTCCAGGGTAATAGTGTACCATTtctagctggaacagtatttttctctcacacaaatcagccagcagtacttcttcacgaatcaacaacgaaacgaaccagccaaccgaatatGCGGTCACAATATGAACTGTCCGATATGGATCGGTTCAGGTCTCATCCATTAAGTCGCAAGCACAGACTCTTACACAGGGAGCTATTTTTTAACAACTAACATGGGAATAACCAACCAAGGTATCTGCAGTAGAAGAGTACAAGCATGTTATAAAAGACAGAGGAAATGGCCGCTGATAAATTTGAAATTGAAAGGAACCGTTCGATTCAAAGAGTGTGTTGCTGGGAAAACCCTCGATGTTAACTTCAACTCTTCTCTTCCAATAGCGAAGCATACAATTGTGAGGCATACACAACAAATATGGTTGGAGCAAATTAAATCCAAGCCACTAATAAGAAGACAAAATGGGGAACATGCATTTGGAAGTTCGAGGAACGGCGATTTAAATGTCTTTTATTTTTGTTAGATGCTACGGGGACCGGAAGATGTTTCGTTTAAATATAATAGACTGACAAATGATTGAATAGGGATAGGTGCGGACTctgtatataaataaaaaatgtacttcgctgaaaagccatggctgaaagtactgttcgctgatttgttatgagagaaaaacattttcattcgctgaaaaagtacggctcataagacaagcgaagaGGGCCGGCTTAATATAAATACATACGTAGGCTGACAGTTCTTGGTGTTTTGTGGATATGAATGTTGTTCTCAAATGTTGCAGCCCAGACATATCTCTTTGTTACGAAGCTAGAATGTATATGAAGTAGCTTCTATAGTGTTCGAACAATGGTCATATTGTTAGGTATTTTGTCATGTATTTGACTCAAGTATCAATGTAAAAATAATATTCAGAGAACACTGAAGACCATGAATGGACGTATCAACATCAGATACTACTTCAGATCATATGGCCTCGATATTTTAGCTCTTTATAGCATAATCAGGTATTATTTGGATACAAGAAAAATGTAGGTAAAGGAAGCATTCATATAATTTCAAGGATCATGTGTATTTACATATGATGTTTTGGTTACCATACTCTTAAATCAAATTCCTTACATCTAGAACTTGCCATAAAAACAAAAAACATGAATTTATCACATATCCATTTCAAGCTATTGATGGAAAGCACGTTGTGAAGTAAAGTGTTAGGCAAACtgaaaaataaaaacaaatgaaTTAGCAAAGCAGTTAATGAGGCCATTGTTGATATTCCCATCTCACTCACCTCTGAATTTCGTAGCAGCTATACAAAAAATCTGGAGGAATTTTATTAATGAAAATGGTAATTGGGCCTTAGCAGTCTATTCATATCAAGAGATTTGAGCACTGAGTTGTCATAACTCCCTCGAGGAAATAATTACAGCAGGGATAATCCTACTATTACCTCAGCTCTTCGTCACCCCAGAGAAGTGGTAGGAAGGCGTCTGCCTCCATCACTTGTATCTAGCTCAGCTGCCCTGTTTTCTGAGCATCCCGAATACCCCAGATGTACAGGAAGGCAAATCATTCTCCAGCATCCGCGTGGAACTTGGTGGTGTTAATAAATAAAAAACGCACCTGACGGTGACGGCCCACAAGTCCACAGCCCAATAAAAATCTAACTGGGAAGGTGACTGGCCGCTGGCAGCAGGTTGCTCTGACCGAATGATTGGCGGCCCTTTCTGTCCTCAAACTGGCCGTGCGACCTTTCGTCCGTTTCAAATCTAAGTGGGCCGGCCCATAAACGGCCCATCCAGCCGACGGTTATCATGACCCAGCGCGCATACTATGAAACCTCTGCCCCGGGGCTAGGGTTTCCTCCCAGCCGTCATCGCTTCGCGTCCGCCTCAGACCGCCGCCAGGAGGGGTAAGGTAAGCCACCCGCCGTTCTCCTCCCACCCCATTTTGTCCGGCCGTCGTGTTGGGTAGCGCTGGCTCGGTCGCTTCGTGGAAGCGCTCGGATCTGCTCTGTACGCGCCTGTTCTCGGTCGGTCGAGGTGTAGCTCGGGCGTCAGGGGCTGTTTCGCCTTGTAGATTTTGTGTATCTGCTCTTATCGATAGATCGTGAGAAGGTTTTGCGACGAGTCTCTTTGACCTTAGTACGCGACACTATCGGGGTCATGATATTTAGGGATGCTGTCTTATTAGCCATGGTTGATTTGGGCATGAGGTAGATTTAGTAATGGTGTTTCTATGATTCTGTTTTTGGTGTTAACTTTGGGTCAACACTAGACTAAGAATTGTTAATAAGTAGCTTTCATGTTGGACGACAAGATCCTTCTATGGTTCATTCCAGTTCTTATGATTTTG includes these proteins:
- the LOC136529037 gene encoding F-box protein At5g07610-like → MEGCSKKSDVTVPGLPDDPLMEILSRVPAKSICRFKCVSKAWRDLIADPDNRKKLPQAMQGLFVKTADSEIDDTKLANISFSFIDLTVRFVPMDIDPSFSFLMERTGIKTFFFMDSCNGLILFEHRQEPSHLSAGTYMVCNPTIKQWSAVPACGSREALSHTYLAFDPAVPSHFHLVQFQIPDVDMEIVSLHVYSSENGTWSQNQIDEQKEQGQLEGWHHQFTLEVIDYRCAFFNGFLHLMVWDLDRQHILVVDIQGKARRMITVPGMADGSQRHNITCCLGQSQGHLHCVTIEYADENNDKLSIWVLQNYDTQDWVLKSTVDLDSFDVFGETEDLNKFQMVDIHQDCNVVFVLQESCKLTAYNMDRKEVSVIATFKDHKDPCDFARYVPYFSESSDLTNKY